A stretch of Lactiplantibacillus brownii DNA encodes these proteins:
- a CDS encoding MIP/aquaporin family protein: protein MRKYLAEFLGTFMLVFLGTGAVVVAKGDVLTIGLAFGLAITVSAYAFGGISGGHFNPAVTTAMLINRRIEAMDALWYIVSQILGAIVASAAIRSFVSALGLSTTALGQTDFSKINAGMAFFVEALVTFLFLMVILNVTSAAHGNSDFAGVTIGVTLAFLIIVALNLTGGSLNPARSIGPAIFAGGTALSHLWVYILAPEVGAILAAYCARVMGSED from the coding sequence ATGCGCAAATATTTAGCCGAATTCCTCGGCACGTTCATGCTAGTTTTTCTTGGGACTGGCGCAGTCGTTGTCGCTAAAGGTGACGTTTTAACGATTGGCTTAGCTTTCGGGTTGGCAATTACCGTCTCTGCTTATGCTTTCGGGGGCATCTCTGGCGGCCATTTCAATCCTGCAGTCACAACAGCAATGTTAATTAACCGTCGAATCGAAGCAATGGATGCCTTATGGTACATCGTTAGTCAAATCTTAGGCGCTATTGTGGCTTCTGCGGCAATTCGCAGTTTCGTCAGTGCTTTGGGCCTATCAACGACTGCTTTGGGTCAAACTGATTTTTCAAAAATTAATGCTGGGATGGCCTTCTTTGTAGAAGCGCTCGTCACATTCTTGTTCTTAATGGTTATTTTAAACGTCACCAGTGCCGCACATGGTAACAGTGACTTCGCTGGCGTCACGATTGGGGTTACTTTAGCCTTCTTAATTATCGTGGCTTTGAACTTAACTGGTGGGTCATTGAACCCAGCACGTTCAATTGGACCAGCAATCTTTGCCGGTGGTACTGCACTTTCACATCTATGGGTTTATATTTTAGCCCCAGAAGTCGGCGCGATTCTGGCCGCCTACTGTGCACGTGTCATGGGTAGCGAAGACTAA